Proteins encoded by one window of Anaerosporomusa subterranea:
- a CDS encoding DUF3870 domain-containing protein, whose product MVNEDIVLFSGYGQLPSGTVAGDVFKVMALVVLLDIRTGEIVEANCTLSTRLAERFVESMVIGRNIHTDYKELVECINNKYQGSAKKTIITALRTISLKYIAYKQNVKRNEGTGNLSSLRISGHRTQALCI is encoded by the coding sequence ATGGTAAATGAAGATATTGTATTATTTTCGGGTTATGGTCAGCTGCCTAGTGGTACTGTTGCAGGTGACGTGTTTAAGGTGATGGCCTTAGTTGTCTTGCTCGATATACGAACAGGAGAAATCGTGGAAGCGAATTGTACCCTCTCGACTCGCCTCGCGGAACGATTCGTAGAGTCCATGGTGATAGGACGAAATATACATACCGATTATAAAGAATTAGTCGAATGCATTAATAATAAATATCAGGGGAGTGCGAAAAAAACGATTATCACTGCACTCCGTACCATTAGTTTGAAGTATATAGCATATAAACAGAATGTGAAAAGGAACGAGGGGACAGGTAATTTGTCCTCCTTACGTATTTCGGGTCATAGAACGCAAGCCCTTTGCATTTAA
- a CDS encoding DUF4125 family protein: protein MRWMEELHRKYPNIIKRAPADAELFERYALCELETWSDRSLELYYRDICSAQINGKNLAEERYNNMYRRTGQGSLVELEE, encoded by the coding sequence GTGCGGTGGATGGAAGAACTGCATCGCAAATATCCTAATATAATTAAAAGGGCGCCGGCGGATGCCGAGCTGTTCGAACGATACGCTTTGTGTGAACTGGAGACGTGGTCGGATCGTTCCCTTGAGCTGTACTACCGGGACATTTGCTCAGCGCAAATTAATGGCAAGAATCTTGCGGAGGAGCGCTATAACAATATGTATCGGCGAACAGGGCAAGGATCGCTGGTAGAGCTGGAAGAGTAG
- a CDS encoding pyruvate formate lyase family protein, which produces MTIKKNDEVKRNMGNAQKVQYNKYEDKSRGNVMWDVMNPLRYTQGMSMARASILVEGYKETEGYHIFRRRGHAIRKILQEMPIRIDDHQLLCGDFSAKPMGPEFFPDLAALWIVDYIDKYGLEGRKGFFKWESEEQMEQGRAIGEYFRETGGKEMWLKHIGPEHAAFEHKIGEAGSWIVNTVSEMFAEKAWNCPDLDRLVKKGVRGLIADIDAQLENHLMLNYEDYRRHEFWLGLKEMFLGIIDYAHRYRDLATKMAAKETCPVRKAELEEMARVCNRVPEYPAETFQESLQSLVFGILMCFYDTRTFGMGYGRVDQILYPGYKADIAAGRIDYEYVVQLFECFRVKIMGKRQFWPDVMTPNLSSESHFHNCVIGGVDPKTGRDATNELSFAFVDAAARVRTTHPTISVRWHTRIDPKFMARALEVVKMGMGFPAFFNDESSIQYLLARGYTIEEARNYAFGGCTLHTVPGKTSSIWPLVTSYGRILEITMYNGWDYISNSQLGPQTGDFTKMTSYEEFVAAYKAMIKHWADISTASGRACKLQHGDSFPDMAMSAYTDDCIKRGQVCSLGGAQHADSCMYIVPVAVQDVANELYVIKHGIFGENPICTPQEMLDAMRADWVGYEELRAKCMAMPKYGNDIPEVDQLLSDVYDWIKEIWHKQPATDGGKYEVSPHSIGFHGGTGAKTGALPCGRKAKTSFADGAVSPAQGTDINGPSAVLKSAGSIDQHDLYGVLFNMRFTPATLKGEEGTASLAALIKTYFSDYKGKHIQFNVLNREEMLAAKKEPEKYTDLMVRVAGYSAYWTDLPANIQDELIARSENEL; this is translated from the coding sequence ATGACAATCAAAAAAAATGATGAGGTGAAGAGAAATATGGGAAACGCTCAAAAAGTTCAGTACAATAAGTATGAGGACAAATCACGTGGAAACGTCATGTGGGACGTCATGAACCCCTTGCGTTATACGCAAGGCATGTCTATGGCTCGTGCTAGTATTCTGGTCGAAGGCTATAAAGAGACCGAAGGTTATCATATATTCCGCAGACGCGGTCATGCTATTCGCAAAATTCTCCAAGAGATGCCAATTCGCATCGATGACCATCAATTACTTTGCGGCGATTTCAGCGCAAAACCGATGGGACCCGAGTTTTTCCCCGATCTGGCCGCCCTATGGATAGTGGATTACATTGACAAATACGGCTTGGAAGGCCGCAAAGGGTTCTTCAAATGGGAATCCGAAGAACAAATGGAGCAAGGAAGAGCTATCGGTGAATATTTCAGAGAAACAGGCGGTAAGGAAATGTGGCTCAAGCACATAGGGCCGGAGCATGCCGCATTTGAGCATAAAATCGGTGAGGCCGGTTCTTGGATCGTGAACACCGTTTCTGAGATGTTTGCTGAAAAGGCCTGGAACTGTCCCGATCTCGATCGTCTCGTAAAAAAAGGTGTCCGCGGTTTAATAGCGGATATCGACGCACAGCTTGAAAACCATCTGATGCTTAACTATGAAGACTATCGACGCCATGAGTTCTGGCTTGGCCTTAAGGAAATGTTTTTGGGCATTATCGACTACGCTCATCGCTATCGCGATCTCGCTACCAAAATGGCTGCTAAAGAGACATGCCCAGTTCGTAAGGCTGAGTTGGAAGAGATGGCTCGTGTCTGCAACCGCGTTCCGGAATATCCGGCTGAAACATTCCAAGAATCACTACAATCGCTTGTCTTTGGGATATTAATGTGTTTCTATGACACTCGTACCTTTGGCATGGGCTATGGTCGCGTAGACCAAATACTGTATCCGGGGTATAAGGCTGACATCGCTGCAGGCAGAATCGACTACGAGTATGTTGTTCAATTATTTGAGTGCTTCCGTGTTAAGATTATGGGCAAACGTCAGTTCTGGCCGGATGTTATGACTCCGAACTTGAGCAGTGAATCCCATTTCCATAACTGTGTCATCGGCGGCGTGGATCCCAAGACCGGAAGAGACGCCACCAATGAGCTGTCATTCGCTTTTGTTGATGCAGCTGCACGTGTAAGGACCACACACCCGACTATCTCTGTGCGTTGGCATACCCGAATCGATCCAAAGTTCATGGCGCGTGCGTTGGAAGTTGTGAAGATGGGCATGGGCTTCCCCGCCTTCTTTAATGACGAATCCAGCATCCAGTATCTGCTTGCCCGTGGCTACACCATTGAGGAAGCACGTAATTACGCCTTCGGCGGTTGCACACTGCACACGGTTCCCGGTAAGACCAGTTCGATCTGGCCGTTGGTCACGAGCTACGGCAGAATACTTGAGATTACCATGTACAACGGTTGGGACTATATTTCGAATTCGCAATTAGGACCCCAAACCGGTGATTTCACCAAGATGACCAGCTATGAAGAGTTTGTAGCAGCCTATAAGGCGATGATTAAGCACTGGGCTGATATCAGCACCGCAAGCGGACGCGCCTGCAAACTCCAGCATGGTGACTCCTTCCCAGACATGGCGATGTCTGCCTATACTGATGACTGCATCAAGCGCGGTCAGGTTTGTAGTTTAGGTGGTGCTCAGCATGCAGATAGCTGCATGTATATCGTGCCGGTGGCTGTGCAGGACGTGGCCAATGAATTGTATGTAATCAAACACGGCATCTTTGGTGAGAATCCGATCTGCACCCCGCAGGAAATGTTGGATGCTATGCGTGCGGACTGGGTAGGTTACGAAGAGCTGCGCGCCAAGTGTATGGCAATGCCGAAGTACGGTAATGACATACCGGAAGTAGATCAGTTGTTATCAGATGTATATGATTGGATTAAAGAGATTTGGCACAAACAACCCGCTACTGATGGCGGTAAATATGAGGTCTCCCCGCACTCTATCGGTTTCCATGGCGGTACAGGCGCCAAGACTGGTGCACTGCCCTGTGGCCGTAAAGCTAAAACCTCCTTTGCTGATGGTGCTGTCTCCCCCGCACAAGGAACTGACATTAATGGTCCGTCAGCTGTCCTCAAGTCGGCAGGCAGTATAGACCAGCACGATCTCTATGGTGTTCTGTTCAACATGAGATTTACTCCGGCGACTTTAAAAGGCGAAGAAGGCACTGCAAGCTTGGCTGCGCTAATCAAGACCTACTTTAGCGATTACAAAGGCAAGCATATCCAGTTCAACGTTCTGAACCGTGAAGAAATGCTCGCCGCCAAGAAAGAGCCTGAGAAATACACAGATCTTATGGTGCGTGTTGCAGGCTACAGCGCCTACTGGACTGATTTACCCGCTAACATCCAAGACGAGCTGATTGCCCGTTCGGAAAACGAGCTTTAA
- a CDS encoding glycyl-radical enzyme activating protein, whose amino-acid sequence MDFAENGGLVGQVYNIQRYSTHDGPGVRTTVFLKACPLRCFWCQNPESQSMQPILMFRKDQCTLCGRCIQVCPNRANSIVDGRLAVDRKLCNACGACTKPGVCLAGTRKIEGKAMTVNEIMDKVVSDYNLYQNSGGGITVSGGDCEAQPEFTAELLKAAHKNLIHTCVEISGAFPWETVKMITDHADYILYDLKCMDDKRHKEGTGVSNKRILENAKNLVKENKRIHFRTPLIPGFNDSSEDIEATARFIRDELGLNPADHLELLAYNNLGEDKYLRLGDGDMRPSYQRQPDEYVKKLKEIIASI is encoded by the coding sequence ATGGACTTTGCAGAGAACGGCGGCCTGGTCGGGCAGGTTTACAATATCCAGCGCTATTCTACCCATGATGGGCCTGGCGTACGCACCACGGTATTTCTGAAGGCATGCCCCTTGCGCTGCTTCTGGTGCCAGAATCCCGAATCCCAGAGCATGCAGCCGATCCTCATGTTCCGAAAGGATCAATGTACATTATGCGGCCGGTGTATCCAAGTGTGTCCCAATCGGGCCAACAGTATTGTCGATGGTCGACTGGCAGTCGACCGCAAACTTTGTAACGCCTGCGGCGCTTGCACTAAACCAGGTGTCTGTCTGGCGGGGACACGCAAAATCGAAGGCAAAGCTATGACCGTTAATGAGATAATGGATAAGGTCGTTAGCGACTACAATTTATATCAAAATTCGGGCGGTGGCATAACCGTATCGGGCGGGGACTGTGAAGCACAGCCGGAATTTACTGCAGAGCTTTTGAAGGCCGCCCATAAGAATTTAATTCATACCTGCGTTGAGATTTCAGGAGCATTCCCCTGGGAAACCGTCAAGATGATTACAGACCACGCCGATTATATATTGTATGACCTCAAATGCATGGATGACAAAAGACATAAAGAGGGTACAGGGGTATCCAACAAGCGTATCCTGGAAAATGCAAAGAACCTAGTCAAGGAGAACAAGCGGATTCATTTCAGAACACCTCTTATCCCGGGTTTTAATGACAGCTCAGAAGATATCGAGGCAACTGCGCGGTTCATACGAGATGAATTGGGGCTTAATCCTGCCGATCATCTGGAACTGCTTGCTTATAACAACCTGGGAGAAGACAAATATTTGCGTCTAGGTGACGGGGATATGCGTCCCAGCTACCAGCGCCAGCCCGATGAGTATGTCAAGAAACTCAAAGAGATTATCGCGTCAATCTGA
- a CDS encoding DUF4125 family protein, translating into MPSSLIFSVLSLATLESYLIDLRTAAAAGRNLITEKYVRMDNLIPQLNDNQLIHSIVTSEYDWLAQLHQRYPLSVKCDEGFIRYALAELETYSDRTLALYHMDVCDVAQNGRNLVEERYEYLYKSLGYLSLADVENKAKHSALLI; encoded by the coding sequence ATGCCATCCTCACTTATTTTTTCTGTACTGTCATTGGCGACATTGGAATCTTATTTAATTGATCTGCGGACGGCAGCAGCGGCAGGCCGCAACTTGATCACTGAGAAATATGTACGCATGGACAACCTGATTCCGCAACTCAATGATAACCAGTTAATTCATAGTATCGTGACTAGCGAGTACGACTGGCTGGCGCAACTGCATCAACGGTATCCGTTAAGCGTGAAGTGTGATGAGGGGTTTATTCGCTATGCGCTGGCTGAGCTAGAGACCTATTCTGATCGTACCTTGGCTCTGTATCACATGGATGTTTGCGATGTGGCTCAAAACGGACGCAATCTGGTTGAAGAGCGTTATGAGTATCTGTATAAGAGCCTGGGCTATTTATCTCTGGCTGATGTGGAAAACAAAGCAAAGCATTCAGCTCTTTTAATTTGA
- a CDS encoding methyl-accepting chemotaxis protein, whose protein sequence is MKSIRAKLTVTILIIFLLSMSALGGLNYWKARDIISENITNDIQKLSIDSAVNLGGWFEARQMELTMLASNPVIRGGNPEAIMSVLAAAKDTNRLYDGLVYADASGMSWAADGVKVSVADRAYFKHVMQGATFVSNPMVSKGTGHLVSVVAVPIKSAGNIVGILFGPMSMEEFSQKVLSIKAGQTGYAYVLQEDGLVIIHPNKEIAMKVNGLTDTQLPPGIRSVNERLVKGEKGIASYDFAGDSKYVSFAPIPGVKWSLAINVPKSEVTSAVSALTTISLVTIFVVLVITAIFIALYARRIARPIQTLEVAANRIATGDISITKLGITSNDEIGRLGQSFEQMAGNLRSLIQQVLDATGQVAASSQELTASSEQSAQAANQVTASIADVAAGASAQMEAASETTAVVEQMAANIRQIAANANQVATQSAKAADKAKDGDKAVERAVVQMGQIEGTVNSSAQVVTKLGERSKEIGQIVVTISGIAGQTNLLALNAAIEAARAGEQGRGFAVVAEEVRKLAEQSQEAAKKIAELIGEIQGDTDKAVVAMNDGTREVKSGTDVVYTAGVAFREIAGLVTEVSSQVKEISVAMQQMAAGSQQIVGSVKKIDELGKRSTGEAQSVSAAAEEQLASMEEIASSSQALAKLAEDLQTSVAGFRV, encoded by the coding sequence ATGAAAAGTATTCGCGCAAAACTAACTGTTACTATTCTGATTATCTTCCTGCTGTCGATGAGTGCTTTGGGCGGGCTAAACTACTGGAAGGCGCGGGATATCATTAGTGAAAACATCACCAATGACATCCAGAAGCTGTCCATAGACTCAGCGGTGAATTTAGGCGGTTGGTTTGAGGCTCGTCAGATGGAACTGACAATGCTTGCGAGTAACCCGGTGATCCGGGGCGGTAATCCGGAAGCGATTATGTCAGTTCTGGCTGCGGCAAAGGATACCAACAGGCTATACGATGGGCTCGTTTATGCTGATGCTTCAGGCATGTCCTGGGCTGCGGACGGCGTGAAAGTCAGTGTGGCCGACCGAGCCTACTTCAAACATGTCATGCAAGGCGCGACATTTGTATCTAACCCTATGGTCTCAAAAGGAACCGGACACTTGGTTTCTGTTGTGGCTGTTCCAATCAAATCGGCTGGCAATATTGTTGGTATTTTATTCGGGCCGATGAGCATGGAGGAATTCAGCCAAAAGGTGCTTAGTATCAAGGCGGGTCAGACTGGCTATGCTTATGTCCTCCAAGAGGATGGACTGGTTATTATTCATCCTAATAAAGAGATAGCGATGAAAGTAAACGGCTTGACGGACACACAACTTCCCCCAGGGATTCGGTCAGTTAATGAGCGTTTAGTGAAAGGTGAGAAGGGAATAGCCAGCTATGATTTCGCTGGGGATAGTAAATACGTGTCATTCGCGCCGATACCGGGGGTCAAATGGTCTTTGGCGATAAACGTGCCGAAGAGCGAGGTAACAAGCGCGGTATCGGCTTTGACAACGATTTCACTAGTTACCATTTTTGTTGTGCTGGTAATCACGGCGATATTCATTGCTTTATACGCCCGTCGCATCGCCAGACCGATTCAGACGTTGGAGGTGGCGGCTAACCGCATTGCAACCGGCGATATTTCGATTACCAAATTGGGAATCACCTCCAATGATGAAATTGGGCGGCTGGGTCAGAGCTTCGAGCAGATGGCCGGAAATTTGCGCAGCCTCATTCAGCAAGTTCTTGACGCTACCGGGCAAGTGGCTGCGTCATCGCAAGAACTGACTGCTAGTTCGGAACAATCGGCCCAAGCAGCCAACCAGGTCACCGCTTCAATCGCCGATGTAGCTGCGGGAGCGAGTGCGCAGATGGAGGCTGCCAGTGAAACCACGGCAGTGGTGGAACAAATGGCAGCCAATATCCGGCAAATCGCCGCTAATGCCAACCAGGTAGCCACTCAGTCGGCCAAGGCGGCCGACAAGGCAAAAGATGGGGACAAAGCGGTAGAAAGAGCGGTTGTCCAGATGGGTCAAATCGAAGGAACGGTGAACTCTTCAGCCCAAGTTGTAACCAAGCTTGGTGAGAGGTCGAAGGAAATAGGCCAGATCGTCGTTACCATATCCGGCATAGCCGGGCAGACCAATCTGCTGGCTCTCAATGCAGCCATTGAGGCGGCACGAGCGGGAGAACAGGGGCGGGGGTTCGCGGTCGTAGCAGAAGAAGTGCGGAAATTAGCTGAACAGTCCCAGGAAGCGGCTAAGAAGATCGCCGAACTTATCGGGGAAATCCAGGGGGATACCGACAAAGCGGTCGTAGCGATGAATGACGGCACACGGGAAGTCAAGAGCGGGACTGATGTAGTTTACACCGCAGGAGTCGCCTTCCGGGAAATCGCCGGGCTAGTGACTGAGGTATCGAGTCAAGTGAAGGAGATTTCCGTCGCCATGCAGCAAATGGCTGCCGGTAGCCAGCAAATAGTTGGTTCGGTTAAGAAAATTGATGAGCTTGGCAAGAGGTCAACTGGTGAAGCCCAAAGCGTTTCGGCGGCTGCAGAAGAACAACTTGCATCAATGGAGGAAATCGCCTCATCCAGTCAGGCGTTGGCCAAACTGGCCGAGGATTTGCAGACGTCGGTGGCTGGGTTCCGAGTGTAG
- a CDS encoding ATP-binding protein, whose translation MSFFKQVSIFVAVLIILPMALLFHISTLAMSDQITRSEQKYLQNALLIARSSMLGRKTEMQQGGQYLSVTPEFREALKSKDSGRLTGLVDSLRGIYQYLDFVVILDDESKMIASYPKKVNANGKFDINGLVRIAQKTKQGIFSEEVFNLTLLFAPDSEPYQRFRVKLTGSESLGTESYLTKCQAGVVVSPVYDQGSPLGFIVMGDISNNDQFFPETYSRQVKDSFLAISVDDTRVTSNISTPKNTDYIGSRTPIKMSSLEGERFFYFGRVNIDGEVHVFVDEPIMDLEGKIIGVLGVGIPEERFSRILSTNHNLIFIVTVISLCVMLIVAKYVAAYITKPILLAISMAEKIRRGERELNLRPEWLRDTGNETTVLLVTFQQMANELAQGEEKRKNYVIQLKEEHRRQQQMAKELQLMNQELEEKVTARTQDLQQAFGALKKADEVKSQFLANMSHELRTPLNSIICSADIIKEKLFGPLSEKQERYVQTIWASGTHLLQLINDILDICKIEAGKMQLSLSQFVITDVVDNCFNVVKSLAYRKNIDVVIVIDPPCFVVSADAKKLRQILYNLLSNAIKFTPEGGRVDLEVIRRDPVVRFSVRDNGIGIREEDRDRVFREFEQVDSSYARQHEGTGLGLSLTKKLVEMHGGEIYLTSKLGLGTEVMFTIPIDTESYLNRESTS comes from the coding sequence ATGTCATTTTTTAAGCAAGTAAGCATTTTTGTTGCAGTTCTCATCATTTTGCCGATGGCTTTATTGTTCCATATTTCTACATTGGCAATGAGTGATCAAATTACCCGCAGTGAGCAGAAGTATTTGCAAAATGCGCTGTTAATTGCCCGCAGTAGTATGCTGGGGCGCAAGACAGAGATGCAGCAAGGTGGTCAGTATCTCTCCGTCACTCCTGAATTTCGTGAAGCGCTTAAGAGTAAAGACAGTGGCCGTCTGACTGGTCTTGTTGACTCTTTACGCGGAATCTACCAATATTTGGATTTTGTAGTAATTTTGGATGACGAAAGCAAGATGATTGCCTCGTATCCGAAGAAAGTCAATGCAAATGGTAAATTCGACATTAATGGCCTGGTTCGAATCGCACAGAAAACGAAGCAAGGCATTTTTTCTGAGGAGGTTTTCAATCTTACGTTGCTCTTTGCTCCCGATTCAGAACCATATCAACGATTTCGAGTCAAGCTTACAGGTAGTGAATCTCTGGGGACCGAATCATATCTAACAAAATGTCAAGCAGGGGTAGTAGTTTCACCAGTTTATGACCAGGGATCGCCACTCGGCTTTATCGTTATGGGTGATATCTCAAATAATGATCAGTTCTTTCCGGAAACCTATAGTCGTCAGGTAAAGGATTCCTTTCTCGCGATATCGGTTGATGATACACGCGTCACTTCGAATATTAGCACTCCAAAAAATACTGACTACATAGGCAGTCGCACACCAATCAAGATGAGTAGCCTAGAGGGAGAGCGCTTCTTCTATTTTGGCAGGGTAAATATTGATGGTGAAGTACATGTCTTTGTGGATGAGCCAATTATGGATTTGGAAGGCAAAATTATCGGCGTCCTCGGTGTCGGAATACCCGAGGAGCGTTTTTCACGTATTCTGTCTACCAATCATAATCTAATTTTTATTGTCACAGTGATTAGTCTTTGTGTAATGCTGATTGTTGCAAAGTATGTGGCTGCATACATTACCAAACCGATTCTTCTGGCTATATCTATGGCGGAAAAGATCCGACGCGGTGAGCGGGAATTGAATTTGCGGCCCGAGTGGTTGCGTGATACGGGAAACGAAACAACCGTCCTATTGGTGACTTTCCAACAAATGGCCAACGAACTCGCCCAAGGGGAAGAAAAACGCAAGAATTATGTAATACAATTGAAAGAAGAGCATCGCCGCCAACAGCAAATGGCGAAAGAACTGCAACTCATGAATCAGGAATTAGAAGAAAAAGTTACTGCCCGAACCCAGGATTTGCAACAAGCGTTTGGGGCGTTGAAAAAGGCGGATGAAGTGAAGTCGCAGTTTCTGGCCAATATGAGCCATGAGCTAAGAACTCCACTGAACTCGATCATCTGCAGTGCAGACATCATAAAAGAAAAACTGTTTGGTCCTTTGTCGGAGAAACAAGAACGCTATGTACAGACAATTTGGGCCAGTGGTACCCATTTGTTGCAGCTGATTAACGATATACTGGATATTTGTAAAATCGAAGCCGGAAAAATGCAGCTCTCGCTTAGCCAATTCGTTATCACAGATGTTGTTGACAATTGCTTTAATGTGGTCAAGAGTTTAGCCTACCGTAAGAATATTGATGTGGTCATTGTCATTGATCCACCATGTTTTGTCGTGTCAGCAGATGCAAAGAAGCTGCGGCAAATTCTCTACAATCTCCTATCAAACGCCATCAAGTTTACGCCAGAAGGCGGGCGGGTTGATCTCGAGGTGATTCGGCGCGATCCGGTTGTAAGATTTTCAGTACGTGACAATGGTATTGGCATACGTGAAGAAGATAGAGATCGGGTGTTTCGGGAGTTTGAGCAAGTTGACAGCTCTTACGCTCGGCAGCACGAAGGAACCGGACTAGGTCTGTCCCTGACCAAGAAATTAGTGGAAATGCACGGTGGCGAAATATATCTAACCAGTAAATTGGGACTGGGAACAGAAGTCATGTTTACTATTCCTATTGACACGGAGTCATATCTAAATAGAGAGTCCACGTCTTGA
- a CDS encoding MFS transporter has protein sequence MDNQNAKGMSYSVIAAAWLAVFCLFGYRATFAVLSGPMASTMKWTGAEVSLGYSLMMSIYAITAFFSGMIIDKWGTKPVYTIAAVFGMLGFYLTSRVDSLFAYYACYAIFAGIGTGMLWVSSTISVRKWFVGKYYAKMWGIAFAGAPMAQVLLSLGVKPLLVQNAAQWRDAMNYLAWITLVLLLIAAALAKKNPEQYGITPFGAVPAAPGTAAKQEHIWSVGEAFGTAAIWGAVLAFLTSMVAEFLIWTQVVRYWTKDLGMSLDSATNLYVAIGIAGIFTMPLMGIVADKVVGYLGNEVKGRKAMLVFAPLVGVAACLLLLKMDASSGLLGIVVCILFATYWAIEPGGVVGYSGAVYGRVSLGKIWGTATLIVMGIGPALGSYMGGYLADTSGNFTASIQFAMAAFAVSAIVAFLLPLSATAKVTVQGNPNAAPVEKKS, from the coding sequence ATGGACAATCAAAACGCAAAAGGTATGTCCTATAGTGTCATAGCCGCAGCGTGGCTCGCGGTATTCTGTCTGTTTGGCTATCGTGCTACTTTTGCAGTGTTATCCGGACCTATGGCTTCAACCATGAAATGGACTGGCGCCGAAGTTTCACTAGGGTACTCGTTGATGATGTCAATTTACGCGATCACTGCATTCTTTAGCGGCATGATTATCGATAAATGGGGGACTAAGCCGGTATATACAATTGCCGCCGTATTCGGCATGCTCGGGTTTTATCTTACCAGCCGGGTCGACAGCCTATTTGCTTATTACGCCTGCTACGCAATCTTTGCCGGTATTGGTACTGGGATGCTCTGGGTATCTTCTACCATATCTGTACGGAAATGGTTTGTTGGAAAATATTATGCAAAGATGTGGGGCATAGCATTCGCCGGCGCTCCGATGGCGCAAGTTCTGCTCAGTTTAGGCGTTAAGCCTCTATTGGTGCAAAATGCGGCCCAATGGCGGGACGCGATGAACTATCTGGCGTGGATAACCCTGGTTTTGTTGCTGATAGCCGCGGCGCTTGCTAAGAAAAATCCGGAGCAATATGGTATAACGCCGTTTGGCGCAGTTCCAGCGGCTCCTGGCACTGCTGCAAAACAAGAGCACATCTGGAGTGTTGGCGAAGCGTTTGGCACCGCTGCCATATGGGGCGCAGTTTTAGCTTTTCTGACAAGTATGGTCGCAGAGTTTTTGATTTGGACACAGGTCGTACGTTATTGGACGAAAGACTTAGGTATGTCGTTGGATTCGGCCACTAATCTATATGTGGCTATCGGCATTGCTGGTATATTCACCATGCCGCTGATGGGTATCGTGGCAGACAAAGTGGTTGGATATCTCGGCAATGAGGTCAAGGGGCGGAAAGCAATGCTAGTCTTTGCCCCGTTGGTCGGAGTAGCAGCATGCTTATTACTGTTGAAAATGGATGCGAGTTCCGGACTGCTTGGAATTGTGGTCTGCATCCTTTTTGCTACTTACTGGGCGATTGAACCAGGCGGAGTGGTCGGCTACTCCGGCGCAGTCTATGGTCGGGTCAGCCTCGGCAAGATCTGGGGTACAGCCACTCTGATTGTTATGGGAATCGGCCCGGCTTTGGGAAGTTATATGGGCGGGTATTTGGCCGATACTTCCGGTAACTTCACGGCATCGATTCAATTTGCCATGGCAGCCTTTGCGGTATCGGCAATTGTCGCATTCCTCCTGCCGCTGTCGGCGACTGCTAAAGTCACTGTCCAGGGAAACCCTAACGCCGCACCGGTGGAGAAGAAAAGCTAA
- a CDS encoding LuxR family transcriptional regulator, giving the protein MAKELLAREWIKRWGKGKLQAFQDAFARAFGISLCLVTLEGEPLTVWSNSSLFCHSMMQNNRVRCLQERNHALQQTIETGKTTLSKCYLGVNFFFHPIVYQNDVVCLFYGGGFHSDEDGSEFNRRVNGNIPVLTKKQVYNVLTLLAETINLANPEVAVLVPTGQTTQDIPLLRQKLSHREIQIAQLMNAGLANKEIAEQLFISEKTVKTHVSNILSKMGLKDRMQLVFFCRQHNII; this is encoded by the coding sequence TTGGCAAAAGAACTACTTGCTCGGGAGTGGATCAAACGTTGGGGAAAAGGAAAACTACAGGCGTTTCAAGATGCGTTTGCCCGTGCGTTCGGCATAAGTCTTTGTTTAGTAACGCTAGAGGGAGAACCGCTAACAGTATGGTCGAACTCTTCCTTGTTTTGTCATTCCATGATGCAAAACAATCGAGTGCGTTGCCTACAAGAACGAAATCATGCGCTACAGCAAACGATTGAGACAGGAAAAACCACTCTTTCGAAATGCTATCTTGGTGTGAATTTCTTCTTCCACCCCATCGTGTATCAAAATGACGTTGTTTGCCTGTTTTATGGCGGCGGATTTCATTCTGACGAGGATGGATCGGAATTTAACCGTAGAGTAAACGGGAATATTCCGGTATTGACCAAGAAACAGGTTTACAATGTGCTGACCCTGCTGGCAGAAACCATTAATTTAGCCAATCCGGAAGTGGCAGTCCTAGTGCCGACAGGGCAGACGACACAAGATATTCCCTTACTACGACAAAAACTCAGTCACCGTGAAATTCAAATCGCTCAGCTCATGAATGCAGGTCTAGCAAACAAAGAGATTGCTGAACAACTTTTCATCAGTGAGAAGACAGTTAAGACCCATGTGAGCAACATCTTGAGCAAGATGGGGTTAAAAGACCGGATGCAACTCGTATTCTTTTGTCGCCAACATAATATAATTTGA